In one window of Polynucleobacter sp. AM-7D1 DNA:
- the infC gene encoding translation initiation factor IF-3 — translation MATDKSQRINREITAPEVRLIGLDGEPIGVVKLSEALALAEEKETDLVEIAPTAVPPVVRIMDFGKFKYQEAKRLHEAKLKQKVIQVKEVKFRPGTDDGDYGVKLRNLIRFLEDGDKTKITLRFRGREMAHQEIGVRMLERLKSDLIEYGQVEQFPKMEGRQMVMVLAPIRKAK, via the coding sequence ATCGCTACTGATAAATCGCAGCGCATAAATCGGGAGATTACTGCTCCTGAAGTGCGTCTGATTGGACTGGATGGAGAACCCATCGGTGTAGTTAAGTTGAGTGAAGCCTTGGCTTTAGCGGAAGAGAAAGAGACCGATTTGGTCGAAATTGCTCCGACAGCTGTGCCACCTGTAGTCCGCATCATGGACTTCGGCAAATTCAAATACCAAGAAGCCAAACGTTTGCATGAAGCTAAGCTCAAGCAAAAAGTGATTCAGGTGAAGGAAGTCAAATTCCGTCCCGGCACAGATGATGGTGACTATGGTGTGAAGCTACGCAATCTAATCCGCTTTTTGGAAGATGGCGATAAGACAAAGATTACGCTGCGGTTTCGGGGTCGTGAAATGGCCCACCAAGAAATCGGAGTCAGAATGTTGGAGCGTTTGAAGTCAGACCTGATTGAGTATGGTCAAGTAGAACAGTTTCCAAAGATGGAAGGTCGCCAGATGGTGATGGTATTGGCCCCCATTCGTAAGGCTAAGTAA